The Cyprinus carpio isolate SPL01 chromosome B22, ASM1834038v1, whole genome shotgun sequence genome contains the following window.
ATCAATGCGGGTTAAGGACAGGCCATTGTAatcaatatttgaaaaacaacgtgagcttttcttgtgcttacatttacagctatcaccagcaggtggcgcttattatgcattatttaagaCTTTCAGGTCAGTTATAAGAACTTGATTTGGCTTTCCTGGACAGCAGAAGTATTCTACCCACTTCCACCATTTAAGATCCTCCtatgtacttttttcttttcttttttttttttttttgttttttgtttttttttccttttcttgtgtagtccaaaaaaaaatatctagattgcagttttatgaaaaaatacttttatcaaATTTCAGATAAGATTGCCCCTTTTTGCACATTAGTAAACAAACCTGCGTCATCacagcaacccgggattatcaaagatttattaattaatactttattttgaattaaagaaattattatattattttatccgcacaacaaataaaattcatattattaaaaatattatatttaccatACGCCTTGGCTACAGTGGACTGTATTGACATGCCATTGTCAGCATTGattcaaattaagtttatcatgaataaatgttacataaagtgcataatataatatagggcctaaaagaaaacatttttatccatcctacagtcttgtaagtccattaatgATCGTCATTTTCCTGTCATATTggtatattgttatatattattattattattattattattattatattatccacttattattggttatatatttatattcgtttatatcaatattttcttttcattttgatctcTTTGCTCGACATGCAATCAAGCTTTGATTATGCAGACTGGAattttttgctggaatgcagtttaaatttaacatatatttcatttttatttcggctaattaatagaccataattatcAAGCCTAGTATAGTGTTTTcgttaaataattaatcattcatgtagtttcatttgtaaatgaaaaacacaacagcTCATTTATCATCACCCAATGgacataaatacaatcatataaTAGTCAAAACTTTTATTGCCATAATTGTCAGATAAACGATACGTGAgcgttgtgttttcatttacaaatgaaactacgtgaatgattaattcctcaacgaaAAAAATAGAGTATTTATCAAAAATTGTATAGTATTATCCTGTGTTTtttcccttctcccaaaacagcttatactaggCTACTGttttagctattaaaatagttcagttttgtatgtaatggcaaagtgattatatttcgtttcgttttttttaagttaatttagaaaaaacgtttggagcattttagCTGGCGCAATAGCATTTATTGTTCGTTAATGTtcgttaatatatattaaaatttgttgttttttttttttttttttttaaatgtcacaactcagaaaacactagttttttactgtaaataaaataaatatctccTTAATATATTCCCCATGACACACTTCATGGTTATTACTATTGCTGtggctttgcggcaagcttggcCTATTGCGTGCATTCGAGCCGCTCTTACATGTTAACAGCATTAGACTTGTGAACTGGACAAGCTTGTTGTGACATTTTGAAGCATATGCAAAGGTGATAGATcgcaattatattttaataatgactcAAAGCTCACTTTTGACCACAATAAAAATATTCCCtggaattatttaaacatttcaaaatgtgttttaaaattgcttcatGTAAAGGCCTTGAAAGACTAAATTTTACTCACcaattacagtaaaaatgaatgttttcaaacTGGTGATGCTGACACTGTTCTGAAGGATGTGGCTGATGATCAATACtttataatctccagagtctgtggttctgatgtctgtgatggtcagagatccagtctgattgttcagcttcagtctgtctctgaatctctctttacactcatcatctgtacagatcttactctgatctccagtgatttcagtgATGAGAGagtcattaaaataccatctcATCACATAATTAGCTGTTTTTATGACACCAGGATCAAAAgtaacagattctccctccttcactgataTTGTCTTCACTTTATCAGGagcatctgaaacacaaaccGACAGCTGCTTGAAAGATGTTTTTTGGCAGGTGCTCTATCTTGACTTTCAGCATGAAACACAACATTAGtgaatgcattttgtttcaaagatgaacgtTTCATTAAATGTCTCACCAACAGTAACACTGAAGGTCTTTTCACTGATGCTGCTCCTACTGAAGATCTTCAGCTGATAGACCCCAGTGTCTGCAGTCTGGATGTTTTTGATGGTCAGAGTTCCGGTTTGGTTCTCTAgattcagtctgtctctgaatctctcagtgtcttcattacactgaacatctgtacagatccgGCTGAGATCTCCAGCGATCACAGCGATGCgggtgtcattaaaataccataaaatcTCATCTTGTTGTGTTGTTGTAACATTAGTGTACAGAGTAACTGAATCTCCCTTCATCACTGATACTGTCACTCTGGCTGTAATAACACTGAAAAcacctggaaaaaaataaaaacatttaaaatcgtGCCTGGAGTAGTGGGACATAATTATTCAGCAAAAAGTAATCATTAGAAAAGCATAAGAAAAGCATAATTGATTCACACATTCACTCATCAGACAAACATGCATGAGTTTGTCTCATGGGGGGAGACAATAAAAGCATGTTGTGCtagactgttttttttgttttgttttggggtcCTACGAACGCGCTGCTCACGTGGCCGGTAACATTGGACCGGTTCTAATGTCACTGAAATGGTTTTCTGTCTTGcattttctctctcaaaatgaaGGAATTTTTATgcgggtggtgagagaaaaacacagacattctaAACTCGGCAATAAAAGCTCCGACTAACTCATGTGAAAGCTGAAAAAAGTATGATAGAACCAATTAAAACAGCGAACAAGTTGATGCCTTATCATTTCTGGTAATATGACTTGAATGCCGTGTTACGAGCTCTCGCGattcattttgaataatgttAGCTAACGTTATATGGAGAGTTTGAATGAACCTATAAACTCTAGAGTACTGCAAACATTTTTCGTCATGTACCGTTACGTCATATGCAGTTTTGCCCTTTATAGTTTTGTCGTTTATAGAAAAGTGAAAGTAACAAATGTTTTACCAGGCACGAAGAATAACCACAAcgtgaacaaaagaaaaaaacaaaacatttcaccatttttctaaaactttctaaaacttttcttcttccttccacttttcttcttcttctagtttTATGGCGGGTTACAGACCAGCATAACGCCACCTACTATATTGGAGTGTGTAAAATCATGGCTTTATTTATAACTTCTTAAATTCTTCTAACTACTCCAGTTTCATGCATAAACTTCATTAAAACTTTACTTTGGGAATGTTCTATATCTAGAATACCTTTAATATCCCATTACCTCCCTAATTTgataatacatactttaaaatgttctctttctttgttaaatttcctacatttttattaaaacatgttctACATTTCCTTTGCAATCACATACCTCACATTTATCTGtgtttattttactcataagaaatAACCTATTATTAAGTCCAGTATGTCCTAACCGTAGTCTTGTGTATATTATTTCCTCTCTTCTGTTTCTAATATTAAATGATctaattttaatagatttttgaaTTCTGTAATATTCTCTTCCTTTGTTATATAAATCCCatattttttacactgtttatca
Protein-coding sequences here:
- the LOC109069040 gene encoding uncharacterized protein LOC109069040 isoform X1 gives rise to the protein MFCFFLLFTLWLFFVPGVFSVITARVTVSVMKGDSVTLYTNVTTTQQDEILWYFNDTRIAVIAGDLSRICTDVQCNEDTERFRDRLNLENQTGTLTIKNIQTADTGVYQLKIFSRSSISEKTFSVTVDAPDKVKTISVKEGESVTFDPGVIKTANYVMRWYFNDSLITEITGDQSKICTDDECKERFRDRLKLNNQTGSLTITDIRTTDSGDYKVLIISHILQNSVSITSLKTFIFTVIDSGLSSAAVAGICVGAGVGVVLLVAAACVGCDLLLQASSCRTE
- the LOC109069040 gene encoding uncharacterized protein LOC109069040 isoform X3, producing MKGDSVTLYTNVTTTQQDEILWYFNDTRIAVIAGDLSRICTDVQCNEDTERFRDRLNLENQTGTLTIKNIQTADTGVYQLKIFSRSSISEKTFSVTVDAPDKVKTISVKEGESVTFDPGVIKTANYVMRWYFNDSLITEITGDQSKICTDDECKERFRDRLKLNNQTGSLTITDIRTTDSGDYKVLIISHILQNSVSITSLKTFIFTVIDSGLSSAAVAGICVGAGVGVVLLVAAACVGCDLLLQASSCRTE